A single Pristis pectinata isolate sPriPec2 chromosome 6, sPriPec2.1.pri, whole genome shotgun sequence DNA region contains:
- the trh gene encoding pro-thyrotropin-releasing hormone, which produces MRSMWLLLLVALTLHDTSLVEGQRTAAEERPEGAADPLSEQLQRAEAALIRSMLMEMGQEGIANDADSPPAERIFKRQHPGKRLDEFEKRQHPGKREEEEEDGYRAEEKRQHPGRRGVDGWYSEENAALSKRQHPGKRFLLYDQSQQPVRGGWEAQTDSGENEALLPVRRHQETASTGSELSFPCDLQDPVTCSKASYLLELLGGKTEVKRQHPGKRFVSDEDMVTGNPESEKGEFSPTSVNKKLGRIWL; this is translated from the exons ATGAGGTCGATGTGGTTGCTGCTGTTGGTCGCCCTCACCCTCCACGACACGTCGTTGGTAGAGGGCCAGCGCACGGCGGCGGAGGAGCGGCCGGAAGGAGCGGCAGACCCGCTGAGCGAACAGCTTCAGAGAGCTGAGGCTGCCCTGATTCGCTCCATGCTGATGGAGATGGGACAAGAGGGAATCGCCAACG ACGCGGACTCGCCGCCAGCCGAACGGATCTTCAAACGACAACACCCGGGGAAACGGTTGGATGAATTCGAGAAACGGCAGCATCCAGGAAaacgggaggaggaggaggaggacggttATCGGGCAGAGGAGAAAAGACAGCACCCAGGAAGGAGAGGCGTGGACGGGTGGTACTCCGAGGAGAATGCGGCTCTATCGAAGCGGCAGCACCCGGGCAAGAGATTCCTGTTGTACGACCAGAGCCAGCAGCCCGTCCGCGGCGGATGGGAGGCGCAGACCGACTCCGGGGAGAACGAAGCGTTGTTGCCAGTCAGACGGCACCAGGAGACAGCCAGCACCGGCAGCGAGCTCTCCTTCCCCTGTGACCTTCAAGACCCTGTGACTTGCAGTAAAGCTAGCTACCTGTTAGAGCTGTTAGGTGGTAAGACGGAGGTGAAGAGGCAACACCCCGGGAAGAGATTTGTTTCAGATGAGGA CATGGTAACAG